The [Eubacterium] eligens ATCC 27750 genome segment ATTCTTCCAGATCATACTTGGAATTAACGAATATAATTGCTTTCTCTGGTTTAACAGCTTTAATAATCTTTCTTAAAGTTTCAATTCGTTCCCTTCTGTCAGAAATAACGCTTATATGCTTGATTGTAGAAGGAATCTGACTTGTATTACCAGAATTACTGTTAATATCAATGAATATTGGTTTGAAACACAAAGTATTAGTTCTTGTCTTCTTATCTACGCTTGCAGAAAATAAAAGAACCTGTGTGAACTTCATTAAAGACTTTCTAATTGCTTCTACATCCTGAATAAATGTCTTATCAAAGAGCTTGTCTGCCTCATCTAGAACAAGAGTCTTAACCTCATGTACTTTAATCTTCTTGTTACTTATAAGCTGATGTATGCGGTTAGGTGTTCCGATAATTATTGCAGGCTTATTAGATTTAATAGAATCAATCTGTCTTGATATATTCACATCTCCTATTAATGCAACAGATGAAAATGTATTATCCATATGTGCAAAGATATCTTTAAGCGTATTATTGACCTGTATTGCAAGCTCTGCTGTTGGAACAAGAACAACGGCCTGAATATTATGAGTATTACTCTTTAATCTGTTAATAATCGGGATAAGATATGCAAGTGTCTTACCTGTTCCGGTTGATGAACAAGCTATAATATCGCGGTTGTCCATTATATGCTTATACGTCTGACGCTGTATTTCGGTCATATCGACGATTTTATTATCTGCAAGATAATCTGATACACCCTGAGAGATAGTCTCTATATCGCTAAATTTCATAGTTAATCTCCTTATAAATAAATTATTAAATATTAAGTTATATTTACAGCCATTTCGCTATCAATAAATTTTAACAAAAATGCAGTGAAAAGTCCAATATTAAGTAGCTTTTCACTGCATGCGGGAAATGTATATGCAATTAGATATTATCTTATCTCAGTTGAATAATAATATATTACAAGATTCTTACCTGAATGGATTGTGTCAGATGATAAATCATTCATCTGCATTATATTGTTAATATATGAAGCTGTATCTTCATCCCCATTATTATATCTGTCAGCAAGTGACCATAATGTATCATTATCTTCTACAGATACTGTTGTGTAATACTTATATGTTCGTGTTCTGTTCGAGTCATCAGAAGCCTTGACAATAATGCCTCCAATAGAAACGGCAAATATAAGAATTGAACATATAATAACCATTCTTAATGGCTTGACAGTCATCTGTCTGTTTCTTCTGCGTCTGTCGCTTCTTTTCTTAGCTTCTGCTCTTCTATATGTGTATTCTGAATTATTCATACGTAAAACCTCCAATCAAACAAGTGTTCTGCTGTTATGAGTTGATTATATAATCAGAACATGCGTTTGTCAATAAAAATCGAACAAATTTTCCGAACATTTTTTCAGAAATTATGTTTGCACATAGTGTATAAATGTGGTAAAATTATTTAAAAGAAATTAATGGAGGTTCGTAATATGGCATATGGCAGAATAACTCAGAAACAATCTGAGATTCTTGAATATATTAAATCACAGATTCTTAATAAGGGATATCCACCATCAGTAAGGGATATATGCCAGGCAGTTAATCTTAAGTCTACATCATCTGTTCATGCACATCTTGAGTCATTAGAGAAGAATGGATATATAAGAAGAGACCCGACTAAGTCGCGTACAATAGAGATAATTGATGATAATTTTAATCTTTCAAGAAGAGAGGTTGTTAATATTCCGTTATTAGGTCAGGTTGCCGCAGGACAGCCACTTCTTGCTGTTGAGAATATAACAGAGTACTTCCCTATTCCATCAGAATATATGCCAGGCGGCGAAGTATTCATGTTAAAGGTCAAAGGCGACAGCATGATTAATATGGGAATTTACGAAGGCGACCAGATAATAGTAAGAAAGCAGAATACAGCTTCTAATGGAGAAGTAATTGTTGCACTTGTAGACGATTCCGCAACAGTTAAGCGTTTTTACAAGGAGAATGGACACATAAGACTCCAGCCAGAGAACGATTTCATGGACCCAATCATCGTAGACGACTGCGAGATACTGGGAAAAGTAATCGGACTTATAAGATTAGGTATTGACTAATAAAAATTATTATTATTGATTGTAAAAATCCAGCCATAGATATACAAGAAATCAAAAATGGAAGCTATATTACTTGTAAGCTGCAAAGCAGCAAAACAAGTAACATAGCTTCCGTTTTCAAATATATCTGCGACTGGATATATTTTTATATTATCACCAATTAACAACCAGTAATGTACAGCAGTCTCCCCGGAGAATACGATGCCGTAGGTATATAGATAATCAGAACCGTTTGAGGACGCCGGCACTTGGTGAGCTGCAAAGTAGCGAACCTAGTATCGCTGCGTCCGAGACCGAGCGGGAGCGGGTTCTGATTATCTATATACCTACGGCAGAGTCACCTTCCGGGAAGCCGTTCTAAACATTACAGGCTGTTAATATCAACCTCTTTACCATCACGCCATATACGTTCAATATTATAGAATGCTCTGTCATCCTCAGAGAATACATGAACAATAACATCCTTATAATCAAGAAGAATCCATGAAGCTGTATTATACCCCTCAACCTTAGGATCATCGAAGCCAGCCTTGAACATCTCTTCTTCTACATTATCTACCATAGCCTGAATCTGGTTGGTATTGCTACCGCTTGCTATAACAAAATAATCTGCAATAACAGATACATTACTTATATCTATAACTCTGATATCTTCAGCTTTTTTATCCTGTAATGCATCTATGATAACCTTTAACATTTCCTTGGAATCTGCCATATCTTAATTCTCTCTTTCTTTAATAATCCCTTTGTAGTAATCATAAGTGTCTACCGTCTGTGTATCAATGTTACGACCGGTTTTTCTTATATACGAAAGGGTGTCGTCTAATATCACATAAGCCGCCATATCAATATCTGTGAATGCCATATGTCTTATGTCATCAAGATTATCAGCTTTATTTCTATAAGGTTCGATATAATCTGCAATGAATACAATCTTTTCTAATAAAGTCATTGCAGGCTTTCCTGTTGTATGCCACTGGATTGCAGAGCATATTTCTTTATCTTCAACATTGTACTTGTGTGCTGCATAATATGCACCAAGCTTGGAATGAAGCAGATAAGGACTTTCAAGCTCAATATCTGATATTGGAAGTCCGTATTGTTTACATTCAGCAATCTTTACATCATCAGGAACACATTTGGCACAATCATGAAGAAGACCTGCAATATACGCCTTGTTCATATCTGCACCATGACACATGGCAAGACAGGCACTTGTATTAGCAACACCAAGTGTATGCTGGTATCGCATGTTGTCTGTACGGAGTGCGTCTTTTACCTGTGTTCTTAATTGTTCAATATATTTGTTATCCATAATAAAACCTCTTAAACATAAAGTTTTCTGGACTTTATATACTCTTCTACTTCTTCGCCGACATCTTCTTTTACTGACAGACCCATTGCAACCTTCTTTCGTATATCAGTTGAACTGTAAGGAAGTTCCGGAACATCAATAAAATCAATAACCGCACCATATTTATCAGCAAGAAAATGTTTCTGCTCTATAAGTACACTGGCTGAATTATTGTCCCTGTTAGCACATAAAAGATGACAATGGCTGCATATATACTCAGGATGATACCAGTCCTGAATATAAAGAAGCGAATCTGCACCTATTATAAAATATATTTTCTTATATGAATCATATATCTGTGCAAGTGTATCGGCTGTGTAGGTATTACCGGGACGGTCAGTTTCAATCGTAGAAAGTGACATGTAATCAAAAGGTTTAATTGCAAGCTTTACCATATTACAACGGTCAGTTGCACTTACAATTGGAGAATTATCTTTATAAGCAGGTGTGCCTGAAGGCATGAATAATATTTCATCAATATCAGACTGTTCGTAAGCACATCTGGCAATACCTGTGTGTCCTTTGTGGATTGGATTAAATGTCCCACCCATAATACCTATTATTTTGTCTGAATTAATCATGGTAAAATGATTTTTTTGTTGTCCTTAGATTCCTTGTAAAGAACGATTTTCTTTCCAATAACCTGAACAACCTGTGAGCGTGTTCTTTCTGCAACCATCTGTGCGATTTCTCTAGGGTCATCGGCACAGTTATTAAGAACACTTATTTTGATAAGTTCTCTTGCCTCAAGAGCTTCTGCAATAGCTGCGGTGTTCTCAGGAGTAAGACTGTTCTTTCCAAACTGGAATATTGGATCCATTGTCATTGCAAGACCCTTTAAATAAGCTCTCTGTTTGCTTGTCATATATTCTCTCCTATTATTATGCTTTATAGTAATCAAACTCAAGGTAATCACCAACGATAACTGTATCGCCTTCCTCAATTCCAAGCTTCTCAAGTTCATCAAGAACACCTGAGCGCTTCATGAATTTCTGGAAGAAATCAAATCCCTTTTCAGATTCAAGGTTAGTATAACCAAGCATTTTATCAATCTTTGGTCCGTTGACAACGTATACGCCATCTTCGTTAATAGAAACTTCAAAGCTTTCGTTAGGATTATCCATAAGCTCGTCGTAGTCAAATTCTTTTTCAAATAATACAGGTTCGTCCTTGAAGTTATCAAGCAGTGTTCTGACTGCGTATAACAGCTCTTTAACGCCCTGTCCTGTAACAGCTGATATAGGATATACCTTAATACCTTCCGGCTCAAATGCATCTCTTATAGCCTGTACAGGGTCACTGCCATCATCATATATAACATCAATCTTATTAGCTGCTATAACCTGTGGTCTTTCAAGAAGCTTAGGATTATAATTCTCAAGCTCTTTGTTAATAGCCTTAATATCAGCTATAGGATCACGGCCTTCAGTTGAAGCTGCATCAACAATATGAATAATGACTTTAGTTCTCTCAATATGACGTAAGAACTGGTGTCCAAGACCAACACCTTCTGATGCACCCTCAATAAGACCAGGAATATCAGCAATAACGAAACCTTTACCACCATCAAGATCAACAACACCAAGGTTAGGATTAAGTGTTGTGAAATGATAATTGGCAATCTTAGGTCTTGCATTAGTTACTCTTGATAAAAATGTTGATTTACCAACATTAGGGAATCCTACAAGACCAACATCAGCAATAACCTTAAGTTCAAGACGAACCCATAATTCCTGTGCATCCTGTCCCGGCTGTGCATACTGTGGAGCCTGCATGGTAGATGTAGCATAGTTCATGTTACCTTTACCACCACGGCCACCTTTAAGAATAGTTTCCTGAAGGTTATCTCCAGACATATCTGCAATAACTTTACCGGATTCATCATCATATATAACAGTTCCTTCAGGCACTTTAATTATAAGGTCTTCACCATCTTTACCTGTGCATCTTCTCTTGCCGCCTTCTTCGCCGCTTTCAGCAATATATTTGCTGTTATGTCTGAAATCACCGAGTGTATTAAGGCCTTTATCGACCATAAAAATAATATCTCCGCCATGACCGCCATTGCCGCCATCAGGACCGCCAGCAGGAACATAAAGCTCTCTACGGAAGCTTACATGACCATCTCCACCCTTGCCGGATTTAATAAAAATGCGGACTCTGTCTGCAAACATAACCTTTCCTCCATTCTATATTTAAATTATGTTAACTGTTTAGAATTAACATTTACAAATTAAGAAAAAAGCTCCAAATCCGAAGACTTGGAGCTAAAAAACAAATTAGTCGTTTGAAACAACAGGATAAACAGAAACCTGCTTTCTATCCTTGCCCTTTCTTTCGAACTTAACAGTTCCATCAACAAGTGCGAATAATGTATCATCGCCACCACGACCAACATTAACACCTGGATGAATCTTTGTTCCACGCTGTCTGTAAAGAATATTACCAGCTAAAACAAACTGTCCGTCAGCTCTCTTAGCGCCTAATCTCTTAGACTCTGAATCTCTACCATTCTTTGTAGAACCTACACCCTTTTTATGAGCGAATAACTGAAGATTCATATTTAACATAAGGTTACACCTCCTTAAC includes the following:
- the rsfS gene encoding ribosome silencing factor — its product is MADSKEMLKVIIDALQDKKAEDIRVIDISNVSVIADYFVIASGSNTNQIQAMVDNVEEEMFKAGFDDPKVEGYNTASWILLDYKDVIVHVFSEDDRAFYNIERIWRDGKEVDINSL
- the rpmA gene encoding 50S ribosomal protein L27, which encodes MLNMNLQLFAHKKGVGSTKNGRDSESKRLGAKRADGQFVLAGNILYRQRGTKIHPGVNVGRGGDDTLFALVDGTVKFERKGKDRKQVSVYPVVSND
- the yhbY gene encoding ribosome assembly RNA-binding protein YhbY, translating into MTSKQRAYLKGLAMTMDPIFQFGKNSLTPENTAAIAEALEARELIKISVLNNCADDPREIAQMVAERTRSQVVQVIGKKIVLYKESKDNKKIILP
- the nadD gene encoding nicotinate-nucleotide adenylyltransferase — its product is MINSDKIIGIMGGTFNPIHKGHTGIARCAYEQSDIDEILFMPSGTPAYKDNSPIVSATDRCNMVKLAIKPFDYMSLSTIETDRPGNTYTADTLAQIYDSYKKIYFIIGADSLLYIQDWYHPEYICSHCHLLCANRDNNSASVLIEQKHFLADKYGAVIDFIDVPELPYSSTDIRKKVAMGLSVKEDVGEEVEEYIKSRKLYV
- the lexA gene encoding transcriptional repressor LexA codes for the protein MAYGRITQKQSEILEYIKSQILNKGYPPSVRDICQAVNLKSTSSVHAHLESLEKNGYIRRDPTKSRTIEIIDDNFNLSRREVVNIPLLGQVAAGQPLLAVENITEYFPIPSEYMPGGEVFMLKVKGDSMINMGIYEGDQIIVRKQNTASNGEVIVALVDDSATVKRFYKENGHIRLQPENDFMDPIIVDDCEILGKVIGLIRLGID
- a CDS encoding DEAD/DEAH box helicase, producing the protein MKFSDIETISQGVSDYLADNKIVDMTEIQRQTYKHIMDNRDIIACSSTGTGKTLAYLIPIINRLKSNTHNIQAVVLVPTAELAIQVNNTLKDIFAHMDNTFSSVALIGDVNISRQIDSIKSNKPAIIIGTPNRIHQLISNKKIKVHEVKTLVLDEADKLFDKTFIQDVEAIRKSLMKFTQVLLFSASVDKKTRTNTLCFKPIFIDINSNSGNTSQIPSTIKHISVISDRRERIETLRKIIKAVKPEKAIIFVNSKYDLEESLQKLEYHHYNVASIAGNKDNSAKKAAIENFRSGKIQLLIATDIAARGLQIDNIDTVINVNLPEDNKEYIHRCGRCGRNGNTGTCISIITDNELNKIKSYQKAFHINIVTKKLYQGKLVAK
- the yqeK gene encoding bis(5'-nucleosyl)-tetraphosphatase (symmetrical) YqeK; protein product: MDNKYIEQLRTQVKDALRTDNMRYQHTLGVANTSACLAMCHGADMNKAYIAGLLHDCAKCVPDDVKIAECKQYGLPISDIELESPYLLHSKLGAYYAAHKYNVEDKEICSAIQWHTTGKPAMTLLEKIVFIADYIEPYRNKADNLDDIRHMAFTDIDMAAYVILDDTLSYIRKTGRNIDTQTVDTYDYYKGIIKEREN
- the obgE gene encoding GTPase ObgE, which translates into the protein MFADRVRIFIKSGKGGDGHVSFRRELYVPAGGPDGGNGGHGGDIIFMVDKGLNTLGDFRHNSKYIAESGEEGGKRRCTGKDGEDLIIKVPEGTVIYDDESGKVIADMSGDNLQETILKGGRGGKGNMNYATSTMQAPQYAQPGQDAQELWVRLELKVIADVGLVGFPNVGKSTFLSRVTNARPKIANYHFTTLNPNLGVVDLDGGKGFVIADIPGLIEGASEGVGLGHQFLRHIERTKVIIHIVDAASTEGRDPIADIKAINKELENYNPKLLERPQVIAANKIDVIYDDGSDPVQAIRDAFEPEGIKVYPISAVTGQGVKELLYAVRTLLDNFKDEPVLFEKEFDYDELMDNPNESFEVSINEDGVYVVNGPKIDKMLGYTNLESEKGFDFFQKFMKRSGVLDELEKLGIEEGDTVIVGDYLEFDYYKA
- a CDS encoding LysM peptidoglycan-binding domain-containing protein, which produces MNNSEYTYRRAEAKKRSDRRRRNRQMTVKPLRMVIICSILIFAVSIGGIIVKASDDSNRTRTYKYYTTVSVEDNDTLWSLADRYNNGDEDTASYINNIMQMNDLSSDTIHSGKNLVIYYYSTEIR